A genomic region of Salinibacter pepae contains the following coding sequences:
- a CDS encoding ABC transporter ATP-binding protein: MPDASSPLVQLDALTKTYREGDQERAVLQEVSLRLNRGDFSVLMGRSGAGKSTLLNLISGIDQPTSGRVRIGDTDLTGKSETERTRFRRSHVGFVFQSFNLISTLTVGENVRLPLELAGRAPRATKDRARAMLDRVGLADRADQFPDRLSGGEQQRVAVARALAHEPLLVLADEPTGNLDYDTGQAVLTLLSDLVVDTDTTLLVATHDPEVVPRADRVLHLHGGSLHEEVPEYITSGT; this comes from the coding sequence ATGCCCGACGCCTCGTCGCCCCTCGTCCAGCTCGACGCCCTCACAAAGACCTACCGGGAGGGCGATCAGGAGCGCGCGGTGCTTCAGGAGGTCTCACTGCGACTGAATCGGGGGGACTTCTCGGTCCTCATGGGACGCAGCGGGGCCGGGAAGAGCACGCTCCTCAACCTGATCAGCGGCATTGACCAGCCCACCTCCGGCCGCGTCCGGATCGGGGACACCGACCTCACCGGCAAGTCCGAGACGGAACGCACTCGCTTTCGCCGCTCTCACGTGGGGTTTGTGTTTCAGTCGTTCAACCTGATCTCGACCCTGACGGTTGGGGAGAACGTGCGGCTGCCCCTTGAGCTGGCCGGCAGGGCGCCCCGGGCCACGAAAGACCGGGCCCGTGCGATGCTGGACCGGGTCGGGCTGGCCGACCGGGCCGACCAGTTCCCCGACCGCCTCTCCGGCGGGGAGCAGCAGCGGGTGGCCGTCGCCCGGGCCCTGGCCCACGAGCCCCTCCTCGTTCTCGCCGACGAACCGACGGGCAACCTGGACTACGACACCGGGCAGGCGGTGCTCACCCTCCTCAGCGACCTCGTGGTCGATACCGATACCACCCTCCTCGTGGCCACGCACGACCCGGAGGTGGTTCCCCGGGCCGATCGGGTCCTGCACCTCCACGGCGGATCCCTGCACGAAGAGGTGCCCGAATACATCACGTCGGGGACGTAG